One genomic segment of Bradyrhizobium prioriisuperbiae includes these proteins:
- the dmeF gene encoding CDF family Co(II)/Ni(II) efflux transporter DmeF encodes MHSHSLHQWTHDHVFLGAAHDRNERRTWLVVALTAVMMVAEIVGGSMFGSMALMADGWHMSTHAAALAIAALAYRFARAHAHDARFSFGTGKLGELAAFSSAIILAMIALFIGYESVTRLVAPVTIAFAEALPIAVLGLVVNLASALLLHDGGHHHHQTHDHDDDHHDDHGHDHHHDHSHHGHHDSNLRAAYVHVMADALTSVLAIAALLAGRFYGLSWMDPAMGVVGAVVILSWSWSLIRSAGSVLLDAIPDPSLLVTVRERLEVDGDKVADLHLWRLGPGHTGVIAAIVSDNPQAPDAYKQRLAEVAGLSHVTVEVQRCLHHAEAA; translated from the coding sequence ATGCACTCCCACTCGCTCCACCAATGGACCCACGACCACGTCTTCCTCGGCGCGGCGCATGATCGCAACGAGCGCCGAACCTGGCTCGTTGTCGCCCTGACGGCGGTGATGATGGTCGCCGAGATCGTCGGCGGCAGCATGTTCGGATCGATGGCGCTGATGGCGGACGGCTGGCACATGTCGACGCATGCGGCGGCGCTGGCGATCGCGGCGCTGGCCTATCGGTTCGCGCGCGCGCACGCGCACGATGCGCGGTTCTCGTTCGGCACCGGCAAGCTCGGCGAACTCGCGGCGTTCTCCAGTGCCATCATCCTGGCGATGATCGCGCTGTTCATCGGCTATGAGAGCGTGACGCGGCTGGTCGCGCCGGTCACCATCGCGTTTGCCGAGGCGCTGCCCATCGCCGTGCTCGGCCTTGTGGTGAATCTCGCCAGCGCGCTGCTGCTGCATGACGGCGGTCATCACCATCATCAAACGCATGATCACGACGATGATCACCATGACGATCACGGTCACGATCATCATCATGACCACTCCCATCACGGCCACCACGACAGCAATCTCCGCGCCGCATACGTGCACGTGATGGCGGACGCGCTGACATCGGTGCTGGCGATCGCGGCGCTGCTGGCCGGCCGCTTTTACGGCCTGAGCTGGATGGATCCGGCGATGGGTGTGGTCGGCGCCGTCGTCATCCTCTCCTGGTCATGGAGCCTCATTCGCTCTGCTGGCTCCGTGCTGCTGGATGCGATTCCCGATCCGAGCCTTCTGGTGACGGTGCGCGAGCGGCTGGAGGTCGATGGCGACAAGGTCGCCGACCTGCATCTGTGGCGGCTCGGCCCTGGCCACACCGGCGTCATCGCCGCGATCGTGTCAGACAATCCGCAGGCGCCGGATGCGTACAAGCAGCGCCTCGCTGAGGTCGCCGGCCTGTCGCATGTCACCGTCGAGGTGCAGCGCTGCCTGCATCACGCGGAAGCGGCGTGA
- a CDS encoding DMT family transporter, which produces MTPPQPAAARDTPQASPSIEADVTQVEAEAHATGWTVDKPLRGIVLVLISTVFLSSSDAMAKYLAFRLPAVEIGWLRYVTFMLIMCPAVIAMSPRLALRTVRPDLQVLRGLTLVGSSLLFITALRFLPIAEATTTSFVSPIFVTVLSILFLRESVGLRRWIATIVGLIGVIIVVRPGTSAFHPAALFAITSALCWAFSLVATRRIAGRDSAVTTMTYSAITGFILLSVLLPFFWITPTVHEVALAVCLGIAATSGHWLVVLAYRYGDASVLAPFSYTQPIWATILGYMVFGDVPDAWTFVGAAIIIASGLYTAHRERVRRSNGALRTAGVKV; this is translated from the coding sequence TTGACACCTCCACAGCCAGCAGCCGCGCGGGATACGCCTCAGGCGTCTCCGTCCATTGAAGCCGACGTCACCCAGGTCGAGGCCGAGGCGCACGCGACCGGCTGGACGGTCGACAAGCCATTGCGCGGCATCGTGCTGGTGCTGATCTCGACGGTGTTCCTGTCCTCATCGGACGCGATGGCGAAATATCTGGCGTTCCGGCTGCCGGCGGTCGAAATCGGCTGGCTGCGTTATGTCACCTTCATGCTGATCATGTGCCCGGCCGTGATCGCAATGTCGCCGCGGCTGGCGCTGCGCACGGTGCGCCCCGATCTGCAGGTGCTGCGCGGCCTCACTCTGGTCGGCTCATCGCTGCTGTTCATCACCGCATTGCGTTTCCTGCCGATCGCGGAGGCCACCACCACCAGTTTCGTGTCGCCGATTTTCGTCACCGTGCTGTCGATCCTGTTCCTGCGCGAAAGCGTCGGCCTGCGCCGCTGGATCGCGACCATCGTCGGCCTGATCGGCGTCATCATCGTGGTGCGTCCTGGGACCAGCGCGTTCCATCCCGCGGCGCTGTTTGCGATCACCTCCGCGCTGTGCTGGGCCTTCTCGCTGGTAGCGACGCGCAGGATCGCCGGCCGCGACAGCGCGGTGACCACCATGACCTATTCGGCCATCACCGGCTTCATCCTGCTCTCGGTGCTGCTGCCGTTCTTCTGGATCACACCGACAGTGCACGAAGTGGCGCTGGCCGTGTGCCTGGGCATTGCCGCGACCTCCGGGCACTGGCTGGTGGTGCTGGCCTATCGTTACGGCGATGCCTCGGTACTGGCGCCGTTCAGTTACACCCAGCCGATCTGGGCCACCATCCTCGGCTACATGGTGTTCGGCGACGTGCCCGACGCCTGGACCTTCGTCGGCGCCGCCATCATTATCGCCAGCGGGCTTTACACGGCGCACCGGGAGCGGGTGCGCAGGTCGAACGGGGCGTTGCGGACGGCAGGGGTGAAGGTGTGA
- a CDS encoding tripartite tricarboxylate transporter substrate binding protein has protein sequence MRLKLAWKLSCGLALAALGLAAPAKAQEWPARNVTIIVPFTAGGTADLFARHVANHFQQKFGHAFLVENRAGAGGNLGAAAVAKASPDGYTLLLGTVSTHAINPTLYSKLPFDAAKDFQPVSLIARLPNMLVVNPKIPAKTVSELITYLKANPDKISYGSSGVGTSIHLAAELFKIKTGTQMTHVPYRSSNEIMQNLTGGHIDVAFDNITLAWPQAKAGTLRALAVTSVTRSPTAPEVPTMADTLPGFEATSWHGLFAPAGTPQPIVDKMVVEMKRLLETPETIAKFTEIGAVPSPMTPAEFTTFIASEREKWAEVVKASGARVD, from the coding sequence ATGCGGTTGAAATTGGCATGGAAACTTTCCTGCGGACTCGCACTGGCCGCGCTTGGCCTTGCTGCACCGGCGAAGGCGCAGGAGTGGCCGGCGCGGAACGTGACCATCATCGTTCCGTTCACGGCAGGCGGCACGGCCGATCTGTTCGCCCGCCATGTCGCCAATCACTTCCAGCAGAAGTTCGGCCATGCATTCCTGGTGGAGAACCGCGCCGGCGCCGGCGGCAATCTCGGTGCCGCCGCGGTCGCCAAGGCTTCGCCCGATGGCTACACGCTGCTGCTCGGCACCGTCAGCACCCACGCCATCAATCCCACGCTCTACAGCAAGCTGCCGTTCGATGCGGCGAAGGATTTCCAGCCGGTCAGCCTGATCGCGCGGCTGCCGAACATGCTGGTGGTGAATCCGAAAATTCCCGCCAAGACTGTCAGTGAGCTGATCACATATCTGAAGGCCAATCCGGACAAGATCTCGTATGGCTCGTCCGGGGTCGGCACCTCGATCCATCTCGCCGCCGAGCTGTTCAAGATCAAGACCGGCACACAGATGACCCACGTGCCGTATCGCAGCTCCAACGAGATCATGCAGAATCTCACCGGCGGCCACATCGATGTCGCCTTCGACAACATCACTTTGGCATGGCCGCAGGCGAAGGCCGGCACGCTGCGGGCGCTGGCGGTCACCAGCGTAACGCGCAGCCCGACTGCGCCGGAGGTGCCGACCATGGCGGATACGCTGCCGGGCTTCGAGGCCACCTCGTGGCACGGCCTGTTCGCGCCGGCCGGAACCCCGCAACCGATCGTGGACAAGATGGTGGTCGAGATGAAGCGCCTGCTGGAAACGCCGGAGACCATCGCGAAGTTTACCGAGATCGGCGCTGTGCCGTCGCCGATGACGCCCGCCGAATTCACCACCTTCATCGCCAGCGAGCGAGAGAAGTGGGCGGAGGTGGTCAAGGCCTCCGGCGCCAGGGTGGATTGA
- a CDS encoding TerB family tellurite resistance protein, protein MLDRLRQFISDVVSPAEGKRHFDDTDYRLAATALLIHVISIDGEPSEAEKSKLHSLLELRFQLDPGTADRLIADATQVEGEAVDLYHFTSRIMRSVNEEGRLRIIEMMWELVYADGRVSEFEENVVWRAADLLGISSRDRINLKHRVADGRLTPDAAS, encoded by the coding sequence ATGCTCGATAGACTGCGCCAGTTCATTTCCGATGTGGTGTCTCCCGCCGAGGGGAAGCGCCATTTCGACGACACCGATTATCGTCTGGCTGCGACGGCGCTGCTGATTCATGTCATTTCCATCGACGGTGAGCCGTCGGAAGCCGAAAAGAGCAAGCTGCACAGCCTGCTCGAATTGCGTTTCCAGCTCGATCCCGGCACCGCCGACCGGCTGATCGCGGATGCGACGCAGGTCGAGGGTGAGGCGGTCGATCTCTATCATTTCACCAGCCGCATCATGCGCTCCGTCAACGAAGAGGGACGGCTGCGCATCATCGAGATGATGTGGGAATTGGTTTATGCCGACGGGCGTGTCAGCGAGTTCGAAGAGAATGTGGTCTGGCGCGCCGCCGACCTGCTCGGCATCTCGTCGCGCGACCGTATCAATCTCAAGCACCGGGTGGCGGACGGCCGGCTGACGCCCGATGCCGCGTCATAA
- a CDS encoding SDR family oxidoreductase: MAERVTLITGASTGIGAELARIFAANDHRVVLVARRADKLSALADEIANGGGAPPIVIACDLERADSCDIIAGALSAQNVEVEFVVNNAGFGLLGEACELDRGAQIGMIDVNVRALTDLSLRFSESVIRHTGGILNVASIGSYLPGPHMAVYYASKAYVLSFTEALHQELRPKGVRVTALCPGPVPTEFQRRAGVEPGFDSRLLSISAAAVALAGYRGLMAGKRVVLPGLAMKLIPLALRLAPRPIVLGAASSIQRKR; the protein is encoded by the coding sequence ATGGCCGAACGTGTGACATTGATTACCGGTGCATCGACCGGGATCGGCGCGGAGCTCGCGCGGATTTTCGCGGCCAATGATCATCGGGTCGTGCTGGTGGCGCGGCGCGCCGACAAATTGAGTGCGCTTGCGGACGAGATCGCCAATGGCGGCGGTGCGCCGCCGATCGTGATCGCCTGCGATCTCGAGCGCGCCGATTCCTGCGACATCATCGCCGGCGCGCTGTCGGCGCAGAATGTCGAGGTCGAGTTCGTGGTCAACAATGCAGGCTTCGGCCTGCTCGGCGAAGCCTGCGAGCTCGATCGCGGCGCCCAGATCGGCATGATCGACGTCAATGTGCGCGCGCTGACCGATCTGTCGCTGCGGTTTTCGGAGAGCGTGATTCGCCACACCGGCGGCATTCTCAATGTGGCGTCGATCGGCAGCTACCTGCCGGGGCCGCACATGGCGGTGTATTACGCCAGCAAGGCCTATGTGCTGTCGTTCACCGAAGCGCTGCACCAGGAATTGCGCCCCAAGGGCGTGCGGGTGACGGCGTTGTGCCCGGGACCGGTGCCGACCGAGTTTCAACGGCGCGCCGGCGTCGAGCCCGGATTCGATTCGCGCCTTCTGAGCATCTCCGCGGCGGCGGTGGCGCTGGCCGGCTATCGCGGCCTGATGGCCGGCAAACGCGTGGTGCTGCCGGGGCTGGCCATGAAGCTGATCCCGCTGGCGCTGCGGCTCGCGCCGCGCCCCATCGTGCTCGGCGCCGCCAGCAGCATCCAGCGCAAGCGCTGA
- a CDS encoding glutamine amidotransferase: MSSQADRIKAALASRLAPRFCQGVPPTGMSAPQRPILVILHQETSTPGRVGNALRARGYALDIRRPRFGDPLPDTLANHAGVVMFGGPMSANDSDDFVRQEIDWLAVPLRERRPFLGICLGAQMLARQLGARVDAHPEGRVEVGYYAIRPTGAGRTVCGEWPGHVYQWHREGFDLPSGCELLAEGDDFPVQAFRSGTCFGVQFHPDVTTAMMHRWTTRGHERLASPGARVRADHFTSRAVHDVMERAWLDAFLGCWLRQNDESEPAFNPASAPLLVAAE; encoded by the coding sequence ATGTCGTCGCAGGCCGATCGGATCAAGGCAGCTTTAGCCTCTCGTCTCGCTCCTCGATTTTGCCAGGGAGTGCCGCCGACCGGCATGTCCGCGCCACAGCGCCCCATTCTCGTCATTCTGCACCAGGAAACCTCGACCCCCGGACGCGTCGGCAATGCCCTGCGCGCGCGGGGTTATGCCCTCGACATCCGCCGGCCCCGGTTCGGCGATCCGCTGCCGGACACCCTGGCGAATCATGCCGGCGTGGTGATGTTCGGCGGCCCGATGAGCGCCAACGACAGCGACGATTTCGTCCGCCAGGAAATCGACTGGCTCGCCGTGCCGCTGCGCGAACGCCGCCCGTTTCTTGGCATTTGCCTCGGCGCGCAGATGCTGGCGCGCCAGCTCGGCGCCCGTGTTGACGCGCACCCGGAGGGGCGGGTCGAAGTCGGCTACTACGCCATCCGCCCCACCGGCGCTGGCCGCACGGTGTGTGGCGAATGGCCCGGTCACGTCTATCAATGGCATCGCGAGGGCTTCGATCTGCCGTCCGGATGCGAGCTGCTGGCCGAAGGCGATGACTTCCCGGTGCAGGCGTTCCGCTCCGGCACTTGTTTCGGCGTGCAGTTCCACCCCGACGTCACCACCGCGATGATGCACCGCTGGACCACCCGCGGCCACGAACGTTTGGCTTCGCCCGGCGCCCGCGTCCGTGCCGACCATTTCACCTCCCGCGCCGTCCACGACGTGATGGAGCGCGCCTGGCTGGATGCGTTCCTGGGCTGCTGGCTGCGCCAGAACGACGAGTCCGAGCCGGCCTTCAATCCCGCGTCGGCCCCATTGCTGGTCGCGGCCGAATAG
- a CDS encoding class I SAM-dependent methyltransferase: MSGVNETKLNQLVGQMLSDLGGASSIAMVRIGDALGLYETLKTRGPLTCAQLARATDVNERYLREWLSHQAASNYLTYDPAADTFSLQPEQAMVFATPDSPVNMMGAFDTAAAMLDNQSKVQAAFKTGAGVAWGHQAGCLFCAVARFFRPSYHNNLVSQWLPALDGVVKRLEQGIKVADIGCGHGWSTVLMAKAFPKSLFVGYDFHPDSIADARAHAEAHGVSANTRFAVGLAKDYPGNDYDLVTCFDCLHDMGDPAGAATHIKQSLKPDGTWMIVEPMAGDRLEQNLNPVGRLYYAASTMICVPTSLSQEVGAALGAQAGEARLREVITAGGFRSVRRACETPFNMILEARP; this comes from the coding sequence ATGAGTGGAGTGAACGAGACCAAGCTCAATCAGCTGGTCGGGCAGATGCTGTCGGATCTGGGCGGTGCGTCGAGCATCGCGATGGTGCGGATCGGCGATGCGCTGGGACTTTATGAAACGCTCAAGACCAGGGGGCCGCTGACCTGCGCGCAGCTCGCCCGCGCGACCGATGTCAACGAGCGCTATCTGCGCGAATGGCTGTCGCATCAGGCCGCGTCCAACTATCTGACCTATGATCCGGCGGCGGATACGTTCTCGTTGCAGCCGGAACAGGCCATGGTGTTCGCAACCCCCGACAGCCCCGTCAACATGATGGGCGCGTTCGATACGGCCGCGGCCATGCTGGACAACCAGTCCAAGGTGCAGGCGGCGTTCAAGACCGGGGCCGGGGTGGCCTGGGGCCATCAGGCCGGCTGTCTGTTCTGCGCCGTGGCCCGGTTTTTCCGGCCGAGCTATCACAACAATCTCGTCAGTCAGTGGCTGCCGGCGCTCGACGGCGTGGTGAAGAGGCTCGAGCAGGGTATCAAGGTCGCCGATATCGGTTGCGGACACGGCTGGTCCACGGTGCTGATGGCCAAGGCGTTCCCGAAGTCGCTGTTCGTCGGCTACGATTTCCATCCCGATTCGATTGCCGATGCACGGGCGCATGCTGAAGCCCATGGCGTGTCGGCCAATACGCGTTTCGCGGTGGGCCTGGCGAAAGACTATCCCGGCAACGACTACGACCTCGTCACCTGCTTCGATTGCCTGCACGACATGGGCGATCCGGCGGGCGCCGCGACCCATATCAAGCAATCGCTGAAGCCTGACGGGACCTGGATGATCGTCGAACCGATGGCCGGCGATCGCCTTGAACAAAATCTGAATCCGGTCGGCCGCCTGTATTACGCGGCCTCGACCATGATCTGCGTGCCGACCTCGCTGTCGCAGGAGGTCGGCGCTGCACTCGGCGCACAGGCCGGCGAAGCCAGACTGCGCGAGGTGATCACCGCGGGTGGTTTCCGCAGCGTTCGCCGGGCCTGCGAGACGCCGTTCAACATGATCCTGGAAGCCCGGCCGTAG